A region from the Tigriopus californicus strain San Diego chromosome 9, Tcal_SD_v2.1, whole genome shotgun sequence genome encodes:
- the LOC131886161 gene encoding Golgi pH regulator-like: MSLGLDSCVVLLTQCVFFLLGWMFFVRHLFRDYELRHYGVQIVFGLNFTLSCTMFELIIFEIVDYLDKASRYFHWYLSLYLMLFMVIILIPFYLVYFFLSNSRHFPAHWVRPLSFGVWLAYIGLFWKLGDPFPIHNPKHGMLSVETCVSRVGVIGVTIMALLSGFGAVNYPYTSMAIFMRSVTHSHIQHIERKLQQTMDMITTKKKRILMAEREAERQKRQAQHEQGGGWWDRMKKLSTYTPPGSLENIPLLRQDVSALEELSRHLFVELQDLQTMRERNEWSRTWQGQYFNFLGYFFSMYCIWKIFISTVNIVFDRVGRVDPITKGMEIAVHWFGLNIDVVFWSQHISFGLVGAIVVTSIRGLLLTMTRFFTWISSPKSSNFIVLLLSQIMGMYFISMVILMRMNMPVQYRTIITEVLGDLQFNFYHRWFDVMFLVSALCTIGILSLLHKREFEPN, encoded by the exons ATGAGTCTGGGGTTGGATTCGTGCGTGGTTTTGCTGACCCAATGCGTGTTTTTCCTGTTGGGTTGGATGTTCTTCGTGCGTCACTTGTTTCGGGACTACGAGCTCCGCCATTATGGCGTCCAGATCGTGTTTGGCCTGAACTTCACGCTCTCCTGCACCATGTTTGAATTGATCATCTTTGAGATCGTCGACTATTTGGACAAGGCCTCTCG ATATTTCCACTGGTACTTGTCATTATACTTGATGCTGTTCATGGTCATCATCTTGATTCCATTCTACCTGGTCTACTTCTTCTTATCCAATTCGCGTCATTTCCCCGCCCACTGGGTTCGGCCCCTATCCTTCGGCGTGTGGTTGGCTTACATCGGCTTGTTTTGGAAACTGGGCGATCCCTTTCCGATCCACAATCCCAAGCACGGCATGCTCTCGGTGGAGACGTGCGTGTCCCGCGTGGGCGTGATTGGGGTCACCATCATGGCCTTACTCTCGGGCTTTGGCGCCGTCAATTATCCGTACACATCTATGGCCATTTTCATGCGCTCGGTCACTCACAGCCACATCCAACACATTGAACGCAAGCTCCAGCAAACCATGGACATGATCACCACGAAGAAGAAGCGCATCCTTATGGCCGAACGCGAGGCTGAACGTCAAAAGCGACAAGCCCAACACGAGCAAGGCGGCGGTTGGTGGGACCGCATGAAGAAGCTCTCGACGTACACGCCACCCGGTAGTTTGGAAAATATCCCCTTGCTTCGGCAAGACGTGTCGGCCTTGGAGGAGCTGAGTCGACATTTATTCGTGGAATTACAAGATCTCCAAACCATGCGCGAGCGCAACGAGTGGAGTCGCACTTGGCAAGGCCAGTACTTTAATTTCTTGGGCTATTTCTTCTCGATGTATTGCATTTGGAAGATCTTCATTAGCACGGTTAACATAGTGTTTGACCGCGTGGGCCGCGTGGATCCCATCACCAAGGGCATGGAGATTGCGGTCCATTGGTTTGGCTTGAACATTGACGTGGTGTTCTGGTCGCAACACATTTCATTCGGCTTAGTGGGTGCAATTGTGGTGACATCGATTCGCGGCCTCTTGCTAACAATGACGCGGTTCTTCACGTGGATCTCCTCGCCCAAGAGCTCCAATTTTATAGTGCTGCTTCTGTCCCAAATCATGGGTATGTACTTCATCTCTATGGTAATTCTCATGCGGATGAACATGCCTGTCCAATATCGGACCATCATCACCGAGGTGTTGGGCGACCTCCAGTTCAATTTTTACCATCGATGGTTCGACGTCATGTTCCTCGTTTCGGCCTTATGCACCATTGGGATTCTCTCTTTGCTTCACAAAAGAGAGTTTGAGCCTAATTAA